The following coding sequences lie in one Bacillota bacterium genomic window:
- a CDS encoding GrpB family protein, which yields MKKRKLSGMTVEELWQLFPIFLVPYNSLWVSYYNEEKENLLNFLTSNQIKRIEHIGSTAIPNIYAKNIVDILVEVYHDFNIKDLIHCICEAGYIKMSETTNRISFNKGYTENGFAEKVYHLHFRNEGDNDELYFRDYLIDNPYNLKEYESLKLQLWKKFEHDRDGYTNAKTSFILSMTKKAKEIYKDRYQ from the coding sequence ATGAAAAAGAGGAAATTAAGTGGCATGACTGTAGAAGAATTATGGCAATTATTTCCAATTTTTTTAGTGCCTTATAATAGTCTATGGGTGAGTTATTATAACGAAGAAAAAGAAAATTTATTGAATTTTCTTACAAGCAATCAAATAAAAAGAATTGAACATATTGGAAGTACAGCTATACCAAATATTTATGCTAAAAATATTGTTGATATACTGGTTGAAGTTTATCATGATTTCAATATAAAAGATTTGATACATTGCATTTGTGAAGCTGGATATATTAAAATGAGTGAAACGACTAACAGAATTTCGTTTAATAAAGGATACACAGAAAATGGTTTTGCTGAAAAAGTCTATCATTTGCATTTTAGAAACGAAGGAGATAATGATGAGTTATATTTTAGGGACTATTTAATTGACAATCCATATAATTTAAAAGAATACGAGTCATTAAAACTACAGTTATGGAAAAAGTTTGAGCATGATCGAGATGGCTATACCAATGCTAAAACATCGTTTATTTTAAGCATGACAAAGAAAGCCAAAGAAATTTATAAAGATAGATACCAATAA
- a CDS encoding DUF1801 domain-containing protein — MNMNLTNQEAESFFEKASQWEKEYLKLREIVKSTNLTEEFKWKHPCYSLNKNNVVLIHGFKDYCALLFMKGALLKDSENVLIQQTKNVQAQRQIRFSSLEQINQMKWVIKTYIEQAIEVEKTGLKVKLKKEKDFHLTEEFQRKIDSSPALKVAFDQLTPGRKRAYLLYFSAPKLSKTRESRVEKYISKILDGLGLDD, encoded by the coding sequence ATAAATATGAATCTAACAAATCAAGAAGCAGAATCCTTTTTTGAAAAAGCTAGTCAATGGGAAAAAGAGTATCTAAAACTAAGAGAAATAGTAAAGAGTACAAATTTGACAGAAGAATTCAAATGGAAGCATCCATGCTACTCACTTAATAAAAATAATGTTGTATTAATCCATGGATTCAAGGATTATTGTGCGCTATTATTTATGAAAGGTGCGCTATTAAAGGATTCAGAGAACGTTCTTATTCAACAAACAAAAAATGTGCAAGCACAACGTCAAATACGATTTTCCAGCTTAGAACAAATCAATCAAATGAAATGGGTCATTAAAACCTATATCGAACAGGCGATTGAAGTTGAAAAAACCGGATTAAAAGTAAAATTAAAAAAAGAAAAAGACTTTCATCTTACTGAAGAATTCCAAAGAAAAATAGATTCAAGTCCGGCCTTAAAAGTAGCATTCGATCAATTGACTCCTGGCCGAAAAAGAGCATATCTTTTATATTTTTCAGCTCCAAAACTTTCTAAAACAAGAGAATCAAGAGTTGAAAAGTATATCTCTAAAATTCTTGATGGTTTAGGATTAGATGATTGA